The sequence TCCCAGTGCATAGTAAATTGAAGCTCATTCCATATGGAATTGAGGTAATCGGCAAATTCTTGTAGGGTTCGAATGTCGCGCCGCCACACGCAGAAAATATTGTCAATGAAACGGCGCCATAGAATACAATGTTGTATAAACAATGAGTTGttgtaaataaatacattttcaaaCCAAGCCATATAACAAATAGCGTATGGAGGTGCGGCATTCGAACCCGTCGCGGTCCCGCGGCTCTGTTGAAATAATgtgtcctgaaataaaaaataattttcatttAAGACAATTTAAAGAAGTtgtagaaaaaattatttttctgaaATGCTATAGGGAGAGGATGTAAGCATCCATTTTACCACATGCAAACCTTTTTCATGTTCAATTGAAGTGTAAAGACTGCATACATCGAAAGTCATTAATAAATCCTCAATGTTTAGCGAGAGGTTTGTGATTTCTCTGAGGAAATGGTTAGTGTCAAGTAAGAAAGATGGTGTACATTTGGTTAATGGAGTGAGAACTTTTTCAAAAAGCATGGCTGGCGGGGATAAAATGGAGTCAGTGGAAGCCACTATAGGGTGTCCTGGTGGATTAGTGATGGATTTGTGAATTTTAGGtaaagtatatacagtagtactgGGGTGACGGGATGTTGATTGATTAAATAATTGCCCAATTtaatatcaatgacatttttctctTGAAATATATTCACAATTTCAACAAGTTTTTTCCTTATATCAAAACCAGGGTCATGTTGTAATGGTTTATAAGTATCCCTATCTGctagttgattcaaaatttcagatATATGATAGTCCTTATCCATTAGCACAAGAGCACCACCTTTGTCAGCAGGCTTGAATATATTAGAATCATCGACTAGCAATGATTTAAATGCATCCCTTTCAGATTGTATTAGATTTTGAGACATGaacagtttgccctgttcacaATGTTGTAACAATTTTGTTATGTCTCTCTGGACCAGTGATATGAAGGTCTCTACAGGATGGTGTGTCTTTCGTGGCTGAAAATGACTTTTGATTTTTAGATTGAATTGTTTCAAAGTTAGTTGGCTATGTTCAGACACCTCATCCCTCGGAGACACCCGATCACTGGTGCAGAAGTGAGCCTTTAAACGCATATTACGGTAAAAACGTTGACAGTCCATCTCTAGTCCAAAAGTGTCCAAGTGTCCAGTTGGACTAAAGGACAAACCTGTCTGTAATACTTCTAATTGACTAGGATTTAAGTTCTTAGATGATATATTAATGATCAAAGTCTCATCTGTACCTGGGATTGCGTTGTCTTTGGGGCGTTTATTCCTCCTATGATGGTGCCCTGCCCTTCTGGTGTTCTTTTTGAGTATCCAGGTAGAAGCACCATGACAGAAAGTATTAGGGCCACAGCATTCCTAAACCATAGGACCCAATTGCCCCTGGGGGGCAGGCCACCGCACATATTCTATTAGATCTAGGTCTTTGTGTTCTGAGTGGTGCTTTTACCCAGGAGGCTCTCACGGGTGTTGAGATCAgggcaaaataaaataatataacacttggggaaaaaaaagcaacCTAAGATCCCAGCACTGGAGGAAATTATTCCAAACACTTCAACAGTCACCATGAACTTTCCCTGAGTGCTGAGATAGGCTGGGACAAAAGAGATCCAGACACTCAAGAAGATCAACATGGAAAAAGTAATCCACTTTGCTTCGTTGAAACTATCTGGTAAGTTCCTGGCCAGAAATGCAACTATGAAACTGATACAAGCAAGAAGTCCCATGTACCCGAGCATGGCCcacaataaaacatctaaacattCATTGCATTGAAAGATGATGACTCCAGCCTTTATCTTAAGGTTCTTCTCTGGAAATGGAGGGCAATGCAAAATCCAGAACACACAAATGAAAATCTGCATGCAGGTACAGATTACAATGACTATAGCAGGAATTTTTGGTCCTAACCACTTTCTCATATTGCTTCCAGGTTTGGTTGCCCGAAAAGCTATGATAACCATCAGGGTTTTAGAAAATATGCATGAAACACAAACCACAAAGATTACTCCAAAAGCTGTTTGACGCAAGAGACATGTTAATCTTTTAGGTTCTCCAATAAATAGTAGAGAGCAGAAGAAACTTAAGAACAATGAGATAAGGAGGCAGTAGGTGAGATCACTGTTATTGGCTTTGACAATGGCAGTGTCTTTGTATTTGACGAATATACACAAGACAGAAAGGGTGATGAAGGAGCAGAAGATAACAGTAGAAGTTAAGGTGACTCCAAGTGGTTCCCAGTACGACAGAAACTCTACTTCTTTAGGAAGGCACATGGTGTTGTTAGCATTGGGCGACATCTCAGCAGCACATGGAAAACAGTTGCTTGAATCTAAGAGATAAAATATAAAGACATAATAACGTTAAACTATAGACTTACATCCATCCAGTTCAACCTATTATCTTGCACCATTGGTAGACAGGAAAGAAAAAAACCTCCATAAGGGAGAAGCTAATTTCTTCATTGtatgggaaaaattatttacCGACTTCAAATCTGCCTGGATCAAAAACCCTTCTCCAgacatccaggtccctcttggACTTATTGACCACCATCACAAGctcctctggcagagagctcTATAGTCTCACAGTAAAGAATGCCCTTCCATGTAGTTGTAGAAGCCTTCTTTTCTCTAGATGAAGGGGATGTTCCTTTGGCATGGAGATCTCTGTActtacccctgatatatttacacACAGTTATTGGATCATCCCTCTTCTAGTTTTTGGTCTAAACTAAATAACTCAAATTTATGAAATTCAAGTTTGATTTGAGAAAAGCTTCTCTGTTCTTGGTCTGaatataataattagagatgagcgaatcgaatcccacgaagtggaattcgatccgaatttcaagataaatttgattcgcctcgaagccgaattaCCTTGTTCTTAgtgttagcgaatcgatttaacctgaactagtgtaaaaaacaaaaaaaattcatactaacctcttccatttgcttgcgaagggggccgccagccgccatcttgattgaagatctcggccgaaatcccgtgcgcagtgacgtatgacgtcaccatgccggctggcgtgatgatgtaatctcgcgcaacACGAGATTTCGCACCAGATCCTCAagaaagatggcggtggccggttcgtcgtgagcaaatggaggcggtaagtttgatttaaaaaaaaaatgttatgttaattttacacagtttttacactcagatgccatgatcatgtatgaacacgacatctgaggggtacaatgaagggggcagcgctatcgcagctccctgtgatTGCACCCGCTAGTTAtaaaaaaatgcgcttcatgacgaagtcggccgaatcaaacttttcaaaaattcgctcatctctaataacgaTGAGAGTTGGTCACTAGTTTGCTTAGATGTGCTCATTGCAAAATCGTAATTAAAAGATGAGATGAGATGAGGGCTCACATAGTAGGTAACCGTTTAGGCCACCATTTGTGGGGTAGAGAggaatttcttgaaattaatttTAGGTCCCATTTGAATGAATTTTAATTGAGAGGTTCGCTTTGGGTAAGAAATaataaattttacctgaaaagaaACTGCTCAGGTTTCTGTGAAAAGTCATGTAGGACAATCTGAGGTCTCCAGGGACTGTATAAAACCCagatttatgctttttaaaattaaaaaatgattCCGAAATTATTTCTTTGACGGGGCAAAGCCTGATGGTGTTTATagtttactagcagaaggacccggcttcgcacgggtatatttcatctatttaattaaatgtttctgtgtgtcattgaaagatatcgacagtatcccccataacagtgacctctacagcaccccgcccccttaacagtgaactccacagcccctcaccccttaacactgactcccCCCACAGTGTCCCACCAGTAGTATAGGGCTGGACATCTCGTCAAATTCAAAGTGACGGGTGGCACGCCCCTTTTCCACCTATAACCCCATTCACTCTGTCCACAGCCCTACTCCGTTGCCCGCTCCAAATTCCACCTACATGCCGCCCATTCAAatccccttttaggctactttcacactcgcgtttggtgcagatccgtcatggatctgcacagacggatccgttcagataatacaaccgtctgcatccattcagaacttatccatttgtattatctttaacatagccaagacggatccatcttgaacaatggaggacggatccattttctattgtgccagattttgTCAgagataacggatccgtccctgttgacttacattgtgtgtcaggatggatccgtttggctcagttttgtcagatggacaccaaaacgctgcaagcagctttttggtgtccgcctccaaagcagaatggatatGGAGGcagaatggagccaaactgatgcattcttagCGGATCCttatcaattcagaatgcattaagggcaaaacaaaATTTGTTCATTTACATCTACCTGTTCCATGTACCAACTTCTGCCTGACTTCTTACATTGACCCTTCACCGCCTGACCCGACCACTgccctttctcaattctgagcctGAGCTACCTGTCCTGGCCTTTAACTGTTTACCATATTGTTTGTACTCTCCCTGCCCTGACCTCATACTATCCCTGACTAtgattttgcctgatcccttggtgctctgCACCAGTGTTTTTTGACACCCATGGGTCAgcaatcacttaaaggggtttattttcacccagacagcccccctgaggctagcatcggagcaactcatgctccgatgcactcctttgccctgcgctagatcgcgcagagcacgggctcttttgttttcaataacacactgccgggcggaaactttaccggctctgaggggcggactttagctctgccctagccattttactggctagagcagagctaaatcccgcccatcagtgctggtgacgtcaccagggtTCTGTCAGCCCCATGAAGAGCCCCGGTAcgacaccggatctccaaaaaatgcctttgccctgcacaatttagcgcagggcaaaggagagaatcggagcatgaactgcttcgatgctcatgtcaggggggctgccggggtgaaaatggagggatgtccgggttcaactctgaacccggacaacccctttaagactactcaaagaggtagcagtctggtggctccctgcagtggagaccagatccctgtatagtgctTAAAGGGTGAGGATCTTGTATGCCACTTAGAAAACTCTTGGTAGTTGCCCTAAGTAAAATCTATTCAAGTGACAGCAGATGCACATCAGCTCCATTACGATAATGCAGTACTAATAACCTCAGCACAAGATGTGCATTTAGAATTTTAACAAAAATGAAAGCAGATTGTAGCCTTTGAGATACTTGGTTTAAAATACTAGATAATACTCTACAATAATCTACAAAAGTGGTACTTAAGGGTTTGTATGGGGGTTAAATGGTTGATAGTAGGTTTTAGTTAATTGAGGACACTAGTATAGAGCTTTGGTTGAGTTTAGCAAGGACCAAATAAAATATCTGAATATACCTGTTTGGTTGGATATTTCACCTTCTGAACAAGGAATACAGTCATAACAACACACTGGTTGCCCTTTTCGAGCAGCTTTCCAGAATCCAGAGGAGCAGCTTTCGCTGCATACTGAGCTGGGGACCTAAGAATAGTAAGAAAATATTACATTATAACATTATGGTGTTTATATGTATATAGTCCTCTAACAGTAAATATGACATGGTACCTCGCTGCCACCTGTGATCCATCTGATAGCTGTGATATTGATGCTCAATTCATTTTCTTTAGCTTGGCATAAATTGTACCGTCCAACTGTATCAAAGTGAATAACACCATCTGAGTTCCTATGCCAGTTTAGAAGGTCATAGTCAGTTGGAGGGTTTCCATTGGCATCGAAGAACATTTCTTCTCCCATCCGATTTTTGAAATAGACATGCCTCAAGTGGTGGAAAACCTAGAGAATAGATaggttccatatttttttttatttagtaaagATTACAAGGTAAACAAATGACTTCCACAGCTATGACTTCCATAGTTGAAATTTCACCTGTGCTCATCTCcaaatacagtactgtgcaaaggtTTTAGGCAGCTACTTAAAACTCTCCTGAAAGTGATGAAATGGCAGCCATCAAGTCTGTCTTACATGAAGAGATAGAAGGACTAGAGCAATCCTACAACCACAGGAGATGTTTAGTACTCCAAGATGTCTGAAACAACTGCCCtgctgagttccttcaaaaactctgTGCAAGTATACCTGTGCAAGTGGTgctgaaggcaaagggtggttaCACCAAATATGGATTGTATTTAGATTGGTCTTATTCATCCACttagcattttgttaattgataaaaaatataagaaataaaTTTGAAGTACACACATAAATTGACAAAAGAACGCTTTATAACATTCAGTACTCCATTGAGTACTgaaaggaatgtgtcatcaagAGTAATTAGATGGTTCACCATCAATATCACTATcaatataaacatataaaaagTTGATTTTAAATAAAAGCATACAATCCGAAAATAAACTTTACCTGCCAAGGCTTTATGTTGGTCAGGTCTCCACATTTTTCACATGTGGTGGACTCCTGATGCAGAGCATAGGGAAAGATTACATTATGGACAGCATGAGCTACTGAGTATAATGCATTGTATATTAAATATTGCCCCCTGAAGTCAGCATTATAGGAGCCATACTGGATGCTCATGTACGATTTCAGTTtctcctctccagtgcaccacagAGTCCCATTATCTCCACTAGAACCAACACTTGGCCAACGACAACCTAGAACCAGCTCCCAAAACTTTTCTATGAAGATGTCTTCAGGGAGCAAGGCAGATGGTTGGAGTCTCAGTAAATATTCTTTAAACCCTGGCATATCTACTTCATGTAATATAAAGCCAATAGTACCAGCTAATAGATGACTGTATCTTGATATAGACAACATTGGTGAGTTTGACCAGCCGTTACTAGCGAGCCAGATTCTCTCCACATCCTTACGCTCTAAAAGCAATTCCATCAGCTTGTTGATCTCAGGATCCCTGGAGAACAGGATGATAACCTTTGCTGAGGAATGAATGATGGTGTTTGCTATGGCCTGAAGTTTTTCTAAAGAAGTCCCTTGCCCAAATGTCTCATGGTAAGCGATGCACACACCCAACTTCTGCAGTTCCTCTTTGAGGATCTGTGACCCTAAAATTCCATAGTCATTATTGAGAGATAGCAATCCAACCCATTTCCAACCCATGAAAGAGATCAATTTGGCCAAAGCTTTTGACTGTTTGTTATCACTAGGAACAGTACGAAAAAATGTTGGATATAAGAAACGATCACTCAATGAGTGTATGGTTGCAGCATAGCTGACCTGAAATGAAAATAGTACAAAAATAATGGCAGTATTAATCAAAATATGCAAAAACATTAACAAAACTATCAGATAGAGTCATCCTTTTCACCCTAAATCTCAGTTATGTCTGTTTCTAAAACTGGAGTGACTAAGTACTGACAAAAGTAAAGTGCAAATCTGTGGTTACAAtccataatataaaaaataaattctaagCTTGgacatacactgacgagcaaaagggtaacaatgtttagaacttttgactttcaggctctgcTTACCATACACTAcagatagacaatcatcttggctatctcatacagaaATTGGACTTGAAACTATTTAGAATATGATTAGGTATGCAGGTTCTTgttatgtaactgcattgttactgttttgctccaaaAATTCGAAATttcgatttttattattttgttagtatcttgtaaatccacctttggctttcaatacCGCCTAAATCCTTCTGGGCATACtatcgatcagattcaagcatgcctCAGACGAATTCTGTTCctaggtctcttctacacgttcccaatgctGGTGCATACTCGttgactcacttgggtacgaatacaggtttttcttcaactcttcccacaagtgttcaattgggttgaggtctggggactgtgtgggccaatccagcacctctacttcattgtaatTTAACCATTTCATCGCCAATCTTGACTTATGCTTCGGgtggttgtcctgctggaacactgtgttgtccttttcatacccatagtactcgagtgtacgaagtaacttgtcttgtaggatactcacatatagctcagcattgagaccatcatagatcctggtcaagtattcaacacatttggctgtgaaacaaccccatatcatcaggcttcctc is a genomic window of Bufo bufo chromosome 1, aBufBuf1.1, whole genome shotgun sequence containing:
- the LOC120988911 gene encoding extracellular calcium-sensing receptor-like, coding for MVYAIEEINANDLLLPNITLGFQLFDNCVHLSRALLETFIALTGEDKAIPNYQCHKKVPLAIIGDPLSLFSMAMAAILGVYGYPQVSYAATIHSLSDRFLYPTFFRTVPSDNKQSKALAKLISFMGWKWVGLLSLNNDYGILGSQILKEELQKLGVCIAYHETFGQGTSLEKLQAIANTIIHSSAKVIILFSRDPEINKLMELLLERKDVERIWLASNGWSNSPMLSISRYSHLLAGTIGFILHEVDMPGFKEYLLRLQPSALLPEDIFIEKFWELVLGCRWPSVGSSGDNGTLWCTGEEKLKSYMSIQYGSYNADFRGQYLIYNALYSVAHAVHNVIFPYALHQESTTCEKCGDLTNIKPWQVFHHLRHVYFKNRMGEEMFFDANGNPPTDYDLLNWHRNSDGVIHFDTVGRYNLCQAKENELSINITAIRWITGGSEVPSSVCSESCSSGFWKAARKGQPVCCYDCIPCSEGEISNQTDSSNCFPCAAEMSPNANNTMCLPKEVEFLSYWEPLGVTLTSTVIFCSFITLSVLCIFVKYKDTAIVKANNSDLTYCLLISLFLSFFCSLLFIGEPKRLTCLLRQTAFGVIFVVCVSCIFSKTLMVIIAFRATKPGSNMRKWLGPKIPAIVIVICTCMQIFICVFWILHCPPFPEKNLKIKAGVIIFQCNECLDVLLWAMLGYMGLLACISFIVAFLARNLPDSFNEAKWITFSMLIFLSVWISFVPAYLSTQGKFMVTVEVFGIISSSAGILGCFFFPKCYIILFCPDLNTRESLLGKSTTQNTKT